In one Asterias amurensis chromosome 9, ASM3211899v1 genomic region, the following are encoded:
- the LOC139941575 gene encoding acetylcholinesterase-like, with the protein MELKVLCVLCMVLEVFCDDPPVVTTSQGRITGTTLQFRPVVHPELARDVDAYLGIPYAEPPVGPLRFKAPVAKSWSGELKATKLGNRCPQPKVPFGLNLVISGPFDEDCLTIDVFVPRPAPHKAAVILSVHGGGYILGAGTMEELMPSPLVAVGGVIVVAFNYRIGALGFLSTNDDVIPGNMGMLDQKLAMEWVRDNIEAFGGDPNRVTIAGVSAGSSSVGLHMVSPASAGLFRGAIMESGSGSAYWASMSSEKARGRAFALGKLVGCEQETSQELLECLQRVENGDIFVENQHLKLSEALGELGFTFFSPVYDDGTFLTEAVPDLYAKGAINDAASIIGANADEGMFSVMSFLPNVTHEEAPFIDAATYAALQPMCTYELSTEPIVNKAVNMMYTDATCADRKDCNYLQSLSQLCGDLTFVCPADYSARAHVNAGRKVYRYHMTHHPANPVLGPAWAGANHGEEMTYVYGVPLVPSDKIKYPDEEMRMSLRMIRYWSNFAKTGDPNLSSLDAALTDEEKKTEWPLFTVEGLEYKELTPEMQNGRGIKAQECRFWNDFIPELLETIEEAKKGRAGSSSYGDGFGSETCTEETCPED; encoded by the exons ATGGAGTTGAAAGTGCTGTGTGTTCTATGCATGGTTCTTGAGGTGTTCTGCGATGACCCTCCCGTGGTCACGACCAGCCAGGGCCGGATCACCGGCACCACCCTGCAATTCCGCCCCGTGGTCCACCCCGAGCTGGCCCGGGATGTAGACGCCTACCTCGGTATACCGTACGCCGAACCACCCGTCGGTCCGCTACGCTTCAAAGCCCCCGTAGCAAAGTCATGGAGTGGTGAGCTGAAAGCCACGAAGCTCGGAAACCGATGTCCACAACCTAAAGTTCCTTTCGGTCTTAACCTTGTCATCAGTGGACCCTTTGATGAGGACTGTCTCACCATTGATGTCTTTGTTCCCAGGCCGGCA CCACATAAAGCCGCTGTTATCCTGTCCGTACACGGAGGCGGGTACATACTCGGGGCTGGAACGATGGAGGAGTTAATGCCCTCTCCCCTCGTTGCCGTAGGTGGCGTCATCGTAGTCGCTTTCAACTATCGTATTGGAGCGCTGGGGTTTCTTTCAACAA atgatgacgtcattccTGGTAACATGGGGATGCTGGATCAGAAGCTCGCAATGGAATGGGTTCGAGATAACATTGAAG CATTTGGAGGTGACCCCAATCGAGTCACCATCGCTGGGGTGAGCGCCGGTTCGTCGAGCGTGGGATTACACATGGTCTCACCAGCCAGCGCCGGGCTCTTCCGCGGAGCGATCATGGAG AGTGGTTCGGGCTCTGCATATTGGGCCTCGATGTCTTCGGAGAAGGCTCGCGGGCGGGCCTTCGCTCTGGGGAAACTGGTCGGCTGCGAGCAGGAAACCTCACAGGAGCTACTAGAATGTTTACAGAGAGTTGAAAATGGTGACATCTTCGTCGAAAATCAACACCTAAAG CTGAGCGAGGCATTGGGGGAGCTGGGTTTCACCTTCTTCTCTCCTGTGTACGACGACGGAACGTTCTTAACCGAAGCAGTCCCCGACCTGTATGCGAAGGGCGCCATCAACGACGCAGCGTCAATAATCGGGGCGAACGCCGACGAGGGTATGTTCAGCGTCATGAGTTTCCTTCCCAACGTCACCCACGAGGAAGCACCGTTTATCGATGCAGCAACGTACGCTGCACTGCAACCCATGTGTACGTACGAGTTAAGCACCGAGCCCATCGTCAACAAGGCGGTTAACATGATGTACACCGACGCCACGTGCGCGGATAGGAAAGACTGCAACTATCTTCAGAGCTTGTCGCAGTTGTGCGGTGACCTAACGTTCGTCTGCCCTGCTGACTACTCCGCGAGGGCCCACGTCAATGCAGGGCGTAAGGTGTACCGCTACCACATGACTCACCATCCGGCTAACCCTGTCCTCGGGCCGGCATGGGCTGGGGCCAACCACGGAGAAGAGATGACGTATGTCTACGGCGTGCCTCTGGTTCCCTCCGATAAGATTAAGTACCCGGATGAGGAGATGCGTATGTCACTGCGCATGATCAGGTACTGGTCCAACTTTGCAAAGACTGG CGACCCCAACCTGTCTTCCCTGGACGCTGCCCTGACAGACGAAGAGAAAAAGACAGAATGGCCACTTTTCACCGTTGAGGGACTCGAATATAAAGAACTGACACCAGAGATGCAGAATGGGCGCGGCATCAAGGCTCAAGAGTGCCGCTTTTGGAACGACTTCATTCCTGAACTTCTCGAAACAATAG AGGAAGCAAAGAAGGGCCGAGCGGGTTCCTCCAGCTACGGTGACGGCTTTGGCAGCGAGACATGCACGGAGGAAACGTGCCCAGAAGACTGA
- the LOC139942190 gene encoding translocon-associated protein subunit beta-like, which produces MMRIILVLGLLLCVGIGSSQDAGAKLLASKNILNEWLVEGRDLTIRYNIYNVGSSAALNVALSDETFHDSDFRVVSGKVRVQWDRIAPATNVTHTIILQPLKSGYFNFSSATVAYLPTEDAEPMVGYTSSPGEEGIVPFKDFDRKFSPHYVDWGAFAVMILPSIGIPYLLWYRSKSKYENAAAASKAKKH; this is translated from the exons ATG ATGAGGATAATCTTGGTCCTTGGTTTGTTGCTCTGTGTGGGGATCGGCAGCTCACAAGATGCTGGTGCCAAGCTCCTGGCATCTAAGAACATCCTGAATGAATGGCTGGTAGAGGGTCGTGACCTCACCATACGCTACAACATCTACAACGTTGGAAGCAG TGCTGCCCTCAACGTAGCCCTGAGTGATGAGACTTTCCACGATTCCGACTTCCGAGTTGTGAGTGGAAAAGTCAGAGTCCAGTGGGATAGGATTGCACCCGCAACCAACGTCACGCACACCATTATACTGCAACCTCTCAAGTCCGGATACTTCAACTTTTCCTCAGCCACTGTAGCATACCTGCCAACTGAAGATGCTGAACCCATG GTTGGTTACACTAGTTCACCTGGTGAAGAAGGAATTGTACCGTTCAAGGATTTTGACAGAAAATTCTCACCCCATTAT GTTGACTGGGGAGCCTTCGCCGTGATGATACTGCCCTCTATTGGTATCCCTTATCTCTTATGGTATCGCAGCAAATCAAAGTATGAGAATGCAGCGGCAGCGTCAAAAGCCAAGAAACATTAG